Within the Nitrospirota bacterium genome, the region ATTTGAGACAAGAGAATTAACCATCAGCATGGGGCCCCAGCATCCGGCAACCCATGGGGTTCTTAGGCTTGTGCTTACCCTTGACGGCGAGACTGTTGTTAAATGCACTCCTCATGTTGGTTATCTCCACAGGGGGATAGAAAAACTCGGGGAAAACAGGACATATTTTGCTGCTCTTCCTCTCACAGACCGTCTTGATTATATATCCTCGATGAACAATAACGTAGGCTATGTGAATGCCGTTGAAAAACTTTTTGGCATTGAAGCGCCTGAAAGGGCAAAGTTTATCCGAACCATGGTCGCTGAAATGGGAAGGATTTCAAGCCACATTATATGGCTTGGAACACATGTCCTTGATATCGGAGCTACAACGCCTTTCCTGTATGCATTCAGGGAAAGAGAGCGCATTCTTGACCTTTTTGAAATATTGTGCGGGGCAAGGCTCACGGTAAGTTATCCGAGGATTGGCGGTGT harbors:
- a CDS encoding NADH-quinone oxidoreductase subunit D; translated protein: MEQIEKTFETRELTISMGPQHPATHGVLRLVLTLDGETVVKCTPHVGYLHRGIEKLGENRTYFAALPLTDRLDYISSMNNNVGYVNAVEKLFGIEAPERAKFIRTMVAEMGRISSHIIWLGTHVLDIGATTPFLYAFRERERILDLFEILCGARLTVSYPRIGGVRNDISQEFLDELYEFVLEFPDRMDDYETLVTENRVWKKRTVGIGVISAEEAVNWGLTGGMLRGSGVNYDVRKHAPYDAYDRVEFDVPLGKNGDCYDRYIVRMGEMRQANRIIKQCIEKLP